The following proteins come from a genomic window of Kitasatospora sp. NBC_01246:
- a CDS encoding NAD(P)/FAD-dependent oxidoreductase: MSTPQRPPLDVVVVGAGVVGAACAYYAARAGLAVAVIDRGPVAGGTTGAGEGNLLVSDKEPGPELDLALLSTRLWRELAEELGAAVEYEPKGGLVVADTPARQDALRAFAAEQGTVGVTAEEIPGERLRELEPHLAPGLAGGFLYPQDAQVQPALAAAHLLRAARRAGAVLHTGETVRAVTTGPDGAVRGVVTDRRRLAAPAVINAAGTWGGELAALAGVHLPVLPRRGFVLVTEPLPRIVRRKVYAADYVADVASGSAALQTSAVVEGTPGGPVLIGASRERVGFDRTLSVEVLHRLAAQAAALFPVLADVSVVRAYRGFRPYLPDHLPAIGADPRVPGLHHACGHEGAGIGLAPATGLLISEQLTGKRPELDLAPFRADRFPVGA, from the coding sequence GTGTCCACGCCTCAGAGACCTCCCCTGGATGTCGTCGTGGTCGGCGCCGGCGTGGTCGGTGCCGCCTGCGCCTACTACGCCGCCCGCGCCGGGCTCGCCGTCGCCGTCATCGACCGGGGTCCGGTCGCCGGTGGCACCACCGGCGCCGGTGAGGGCAATCTGCTGGTCTCCGACAAGGAGCCCGGGCCGGAACTCGACCTCGCGCTGCTGTCCACCCGGCTCTGGCGCGAGCTCGCCGAGGAGCTCGGCGCCGCCGTCGAGTACGAGCCCAAGGGCGGCCTGGTGGTCGCCGACACCCCGGCCCGCCAGGACGCCCTGCGCGCCTTCGCCGCCGAGCAGGGGACGGTCGGCGTCACCGCCGAGGAGATCCCCGGCGAGCGGCTGCGCGAACTCGAACCGCACCTCGCCCCCGGGCTGGCCGGCGGGTTCCTCTACCCCCAGGACGCCCAGGTCCAGCCCGCCCTGGCCGCCGCGCACCTGCTGCGCGCCGCCCGCCGCGCGGGCGCGGTCCTGCACACCGGCGAGACCGTCCGGGCGGTGACCACCGGGCCGGACGGCGCCGTACGCGGCGTCGTCACCGACCGGCGCCGGCTGGCGGCGCCGGCCGTGATCAACGCCGCCGGCACCTGGGGCGGCGAGCTGGCCGCGCTGGCCGGCGTGCACCTGCCGGTGCTGCCCCGCCGGGGCTTCGTCCTGGTGACCGAGCCGCTGCCGCGGATCGTCCGGCGCAAGGTCTACGCGGCCGACTACGTCGCGGACGTGGCCAGCGGTTCGGCCGCATTGCAGACCTCGGCGGTGGTCGAGGGCACCCCCGGCGGTCCGGTGCTGATCGGCGCCAGCCGGGAGCGGGTCGGCTTCGACCGGACCCTCTCGGTGGAGGTGCTGCACCGGCTCGCCGCGCAGGCCGCCGCGCTCTTCCCGGTGCTCGCCGACGTCAGCGTGGTCCGCGCCTACCGGGGGTTCCGCCCGTACCTGCCGGACCACCTGCCCGCGATCGGCGCCGACCCGAGGGTGCCGGGGCTCCATCACGCCTGCGGCCACGAAGGGGCGGGCATCGGGCTCGCCCCGGCGACCGGGCTGCTGATCAGCGAGCAGCTCACCGGCAAGCGCCCGGAGCTGGACCTCGCGCCGTTCCGGGCGGACCGCTTCCCGGTCGGGGCGTGA
- a CDS encoding (2Fe-2S)-binding protein: MENARMNPPMRRRTPAALVGAEPGPAHTIDFDGRPVPALPGQSIAAALWADGVLAWRTTRVGGRPRGAFCGIGACFDCLAVVDGRPNQRTCLVPAEPGTVVTTQEGNGRADLAV; the protein is encoded by the coding sequence ATGGAGAACGCGCGGATGAACCCGCCGATGCGACGCCGGACCCCGGCCGCGCTGGTCGGGGCGGAGCCGGGGCCCGCCCACACCATCGACTTCGACGGCCGGCCGGTGCCGGCCCTGCCCGGCCAGTCGATCGCCGCCGCGCTCTGGGCGGACGGCGTGCTGGCCTGGCGCACCACCCGGGTCGGCGGCAGGCCGCGCGGGGCGTTCTGCGGGATCGGCGCCTGCTTCGACTGCCTGGCCGTCGTGGACGGCCGCCCCAACCAGCGCACCTGTCTGGTGCCGGCCGAGCCCGGTACCGTCGTCACCACCCAGGAGGGCAACGGCCGTGCCGACCTCGCCGTCTGA